Genomic DNA from Nitrospira sp.:
GAACCGCGCCACTCCTGCTACGATCCGCCAGGGAAATCGTGTTCCCCGCGCGAGTGGGGATGAACCGGGGCTGGGGTAGCTCGGAACGTATTTCGATTGGTGTTCCCCGCGCGAGTGGGGATGAACCGATGTGGATGTACGATTTACAGGTGTGAATGGAGTGTTCCCCGCGCGAGTGGGGATGAACCGTGAAGTGGCGAAACTTGGGAACGATGGGAGAAGTGTTCCCCGCGCGAGTGGGGATGAACCGCCAAGTCGCCGAGCGAAGCGCTGTTCGGCGGAGTGTTCCCCGCGCGAGTGGGGATGAACCGCCTGTGGCCTCGGGGAAACCGTCGTTGCCGTCGTGTTCCCCGCGCGAGTGGGGATGAACCGTACGCGACCGGGCAGGCGTACGCGATGGAGTTGTGTTCCCCGCGCGAGTGGGGATGAACCGTCTGTAACCGGCTTGGCGGCTCGCGGTAAAAAGTGTTCCCCGCGCGAGTGGGGATGAACCGTCATGTCGTTAATTGCGGCCCCGCCGCCGGTGGTGTTCCCCGCGCGAGTGGGGATGAACCGCAATACGTTGACCCCGCCGCCAGTTTTGGCAGGTGTTCCCCGCGCGAGTGGGGATGAACCGCAGTGTTGAAAGATCCAAAATCAACAGTGTTAGTGTTCCCCGCGCGAGAGAAATGAAAAGGTACCGAGAGTCTTTTCTTGTGCGCCGCTGGCAGTGCCTGAGCTGGGGGGGGGGCGGTTGGTGCTAGAACGCGTTGCGTGTCTGGTTCGGGGAGTGGGCTCTATGCCGCTGCTGCGGTCTGGCGTTTGGCGACCTGGCCGAGGATATCCAACGCGGCGACGCGATAGGCTTCAGCGTAGGTAGGGAAGTTGAAGACGTTATCGATAAACGATTCGATCAACGCGCCTTGCTGCAGGGCCATCTGGCCAATGTGCACCAGTTCCGTGGCGGAATCTCCGACGATCTGGATGCCCAGCAATCGTTCGCCGTTCGGATCGGCGATCATTTTCAGAAGCCCGTGACCGGCTCCGGAGATTTGTGCGCGGGCGACTTCCTCGAACTTGGCCCGACCGACGAGAGGATTCCGAAATCGCTCGTTGGCCATCTTTTCATCCAGGCCGATACTGGCCATTTCAGGAATCGTATAGACCCCGATGGGAATGGTGGACGCCGCATCCCCGGAAGAGGGAAATGTACCGGGAGTCATTTTTTACGCGCCATCCCGGTACTGCTTCTACCACTCCTCCTGCAAAAAGAATTCGCCGACCGCATGTCCGACATCCGCGCCAGGCAAGTTGAGCAAGCCGCCTCCCGCCGCCGCATCGTGTGCTGCAAGCGCGTCCGGGATCAAATTTGAAAAGACAGGGTCACGTCTTGCCAGGATACATTGGCGAAAGGCAGGTGACCGCGGAAACGCAACGACGGAGCGCTGACAAGGGATCAATTCGTTGCTACGAGGATGGTCCGGATAGTTTCTTGGTCCGTCTGCCGCCGAGTGCGATTTCAAGAGCGGTCTCGAGCCGGATGACACGGCCGGTGAGATCTTCGATATGGTTTTGTTGTTTGGCGACGGTTGCGGTGAGCTGCTCGACTTTGTCTGCCAGCTGAATCGTTCTGGCAAACGCATCCCAGACTCGTTCTGTGAGCCCCATGCTTAGTGCTTCCTTCGAGATTTCGTCAGCGCGTGGATGCGGGTTTCCGACTGCGCAACCAGCGCCAATGTCTTATCGATGGATTGGATCGCCCGTTGAGTGGCCCGCGTCACCTGTTTGGCAAATTGGTCCAACATGACGTCATCTTCTGCAGGGGAAAACCGCTCTCCGCCCCGGCGAAGCAGTTCGCCCATCGTCAGGTTTGCCGCTTTGGCCTTGCGGGCAAGGCGTCGCTTTTGAGCAAGGCTCATTAACACAGGGACTTGTATGCTGGGTTGCGCCATCTGAGACCTCATGGATATATAGGACATGTATACCAAAGCAGACCTTCTTATGTCGAGTGCAGGGTTCTACATCCTGGGGAAAGAGCATGTGCAGGGAGTCTTTTCTTGTGCGCCGCTGGCAGTGCTTCAGCTGGGGAAGCCGGCTGGTGCTAAAACGCGTTGGGCGTCTGGTTGGGGAGTGGGCTCTAGCAGGATGCTGAAAATGTCTGCCAGCGGCGAAAACAAAAGGGGGCACTTATCTCGACCCCTTTCCATCCCTCCGCGCGGAGCATGCAGGCATGCACCCGGCCACTGTGAGCCGACGGTTGAAACAGGCAGAGCTGGCCGAGGTGTGATTTCAAGACCTCCGTCTCACTGTGACCGACATGATAGGGGGTACGGATACTGAAGCTGAGCAGGACGCTTAGCTGGCGAGTTTGTGAAACGAGATGCCGGTCATATCGAGATCTTTGCCGGCACGGAACAGCCGTTCAACGGCGTCACTGATCTTGAGGGCCGTCTGACCGGGGACGCTTCTCGTTCCACACCGTTCGCACAGCATGGCTGTGACGTTCTCAACGTCGGCATAGAATCCACCGCGTTCAAAGTGCAGCGAGGTTCTGCCTCGGCGCATGGCTGTCCCGCACTCGGGACACGCCTTTCTCCCTAGCGCTTTTGCTTTTTTCGAACTTGGCCTTTTATCCATTGGTCTCGTTGAGGAATGTACGTGGTGACAATGTCCACGGCCCTCCGCGCGCTGAAGTCTACCACAACGTGAACCGGAATCGCATCCGCGTTGCGCCCATAAATCAGGCATCGTTGCCGCTCCGGATATCGCTCAATGATGGCCCCTGTTCGGATCACGTCGAGCATGTCGGCCACGCTGATCCCATCTTTGAATCCCTCGGTTAAGGCATGGTCCGTAACAAAAAAGTTGCCGTTCTGTATGGCGGTTCGAATGGCATCGATTTCCATGGCCGTGGCAGGATAGCCAAACGCAGGAGGGGCGTCAAACTCTGTGAACGGCGTGAATACACCGTGAGGCGATAGACCTGAGTAGAATGGAACCAGGAAGAGAGAATATGCCGGGGGGCCTTTTCTTGTGCGCCGCTG
This window encodes:
- a CDS encoding YgiT-type zinc finger protein — protein: MDKRPSSKKAKALGRKACPECGTAMRRGRTSLHFERGGFYADVENVTAMLCERCGTRSVPGQTALKISDAVERLFRAGKDLDMTGISFHKLAS
- a CDS encoding DUF4258 domain-containing protein, yielding MEIDAIRTAIQNGNFFVTDHALTEGFKDGISVADMLDVIRTGAIIERYPERQRCLIYGRNADAIPVHVVVDFSARRAVDIVTTYIPQRDQWIKGQVRKKQKR